Within bacterium, the genomic segment AAAGGCTGATGAAGCCAAAGAAAAGAGCGAGATAAAGGGTAAATATGCCGAAAGAAAATAGAATTGGCACCGAAGTGAGAACGTACAAAAGAACGGTACAAAGACCTACACACTGTAAAACCATTTTTATCTTTCCCGTAACATGAGCCTGAACGGGAATGTGTTTGACCATTCTCCGATAGACGGCACTAATAACAATGAAAAGCTCAAGTATGGCAATCGCCCAAGCGAGAAACGCGTGCGTGTATCGCAGAAGCAAAATGAGAGTGCTTGAAACAACAAGCAGTTTGTCCGCAAACGGGTCATACATTTTCCCCCATTCGGTAATCTGGTTTCTGGTCCGGGCAAGTGCGCCGTCAACGGCATCGGAGAGAGCGGAAATTAAAAAAAGAATAGAGCCATAAAAATAAAATTCGTTGTATAAAAAATACACAACAAACGGAATGGTCATGAAGCGAAATACCGTAACCGCGTTAGGAGTTACGGTATACGGTATCAATTTCAAGAGGGTTTTTCGGAGTATTCTGTCGAAAACGGTTATTTTGGGAGAAATTTCTGTTTTAAATGTTGCTTCCATAATTAACTTTCACGAAGTGCCTTAGTGCGTTCTTCAACGGGCGGATGGGTCATGAAAAGCGCGTGCAAGCCCTTCGAAGAACCGAACGGATTGGAAATAAAGAGATGCGCAGTCGCATCGTTGGCCCGTTGCATCGGCTGTCCGTATCGGCTTATCTTTTCCAGAGCACTCGCAAGACCTTCAGGGTAACGCGTAAGCAATGCGCCGGATGCATCCGCCAGAAATTCGCGCTTTCGGGAAACAGCAAGCCGGATAAGTGTTGCCGCTATGGGAGCGAGGATGGCGAGCAAAAGACCGACAATAAGTCCTATGGCCTGTAATCCTCCACCGTTCCTATTGTTCCGGCTCCCGCCAAATCGGGCCATGCGTAAAAACATGTTGGAAAGAATGGCAATAAAACCGGCAAGAACAACCGCAATGGTGGATATGAGAATATCGCGATTTCCAATGTGAGAAAGTTCGTGAGCGACCACCCCCTCAAGTTCGGTTCGATTGAGAACAGAGAGCAGTCCTGTCGTTACTGCGACAACCGCGTGTTCTTTGTCACGTCCCGTTGCAAATGCGTTCGGCGCTTGGTCATCGACAACATAGACCTTCGGCATCGGAAGTCCCGCCGTAATGGAAAGATTTTCAACTATATTCCATAGATCGGGATTATCTTTTTTGAAAACAGGTTTCGCCCCCGTCATTGCAATCACCAGTTTGTCGGAATACCAATAGCTTCCGACGTTCATACAGAGACTTATAACAACCGCGATATAAAGAATCTCCGGAGCATTATACGCGGCAGAAAACGCCCAGCCGATAGCGATAATAATGAGAAAAAAGACGCCCATCAGAGCCCAGGTTTTTCGTACGTTGCTATCTTGATTGGTATACAGCGAAGCCATGGTTATTTTATATGGATGGCAAGCCACTCGGTTTTCGTTGCCGCGGAAGTGGAAAGAATCCGGTGTGCGGTTTTTTTCGGGATAAAAAGCGAATGGTTTTTTCTCAAGAAAACTTTCTTACCACCGACAGAAAGGGTTGCGCTTCCTTTGAGCATGAAGACAAACTCGTTGTCGCTCTGTGTAAAGATGGCGCTCCGAAAGGACTTCGGACTGACAATTTTCTTTATTTTGACAGAGGTATCGCTAAAGAGAGTTTTGAATGTTTCTCTCCTTTTCATTTTGGTTTAAAACTTTACTTCAACGGGATTTTTGGCTGCCGCCTCTTCCCCAAGGTTGAAGAATTCCATTTTCGTAAACTTGAAAAAGTTTGCGATAATATTGTTCGGAAAAGAATCGACGGCAATGTTTAAGTCGCGGACGTTCGTGTTATAAAAACGGCGTGCCGCCTGAATTTTATTTTCCGTATCCGACAATTCTCTCTGAAGTTCAAGAAAGTTTTCGTTCGCCTTAAGATTGGGATACGCTTCCGCAACCGCAAACAAGGATTTGAGGGCGCCGGTGAGCACATTCTCCGCCTTTCCTTTTTCTTCTATGTTTTGTGCGCCCATTGCCGCTGCCCGCGCTTTTGTGACGTTCTCAAAGGTGTTTGATTCATGCGCGGCATAGCCTTTGACGGTATTTACAAGGTTGGGAATAAGGTCGTAACGACGCTTAAGTTGGACATCGATGTCCGCCCAAGCTTCTTTTGCCCGAGTAATAAGCCGTACGAAACCGTTATAGGCACCCGCAAACCACACAAGAAGAGCGGCAAGAACGGCGAGTGGTATAAAGAAAATTTCCATATAATTGTAGAGAAATTAATTTTACTAAATCGTCCCTATTGTAACACAAACCTTACCGGAGAGGCATCTGTTTTTAGTATCCCATTCCGCCCATGTCGGGCATATTTGGAGTTCCTGTTTTTTCTTCCTTGGGCGCATCGGCTATTGCCGCCTCGGTCGTAAGAAGTATGGCGGCGCCTGACGCGGCATTTTCAACCGCGGTTCGGGTAACTTTTACGGGGTCGATGATTCCGGCTTTGAACATATCGGTAACAAACACATCATTGAGAGCGTCATAACCGGCGTTTTCGCCTTCGGCATTTCGTATTTTTTCAATAATTACCGAACCATCTTCCTTGCCCGCATTCATGGCAATGTTCTTGAGAGGTGCTTCAAGGGATTTTCGCAGTATTTCCCAGCCGATTTTTTCCGCCTCGGTCGTAAATGCCTTTTTCCCGGAAATTTTCTTTGCGGCCCGGATCAGAGCGCTTCCCCCGCCGGCCACTATCCCTTCGGCAATGGCGGCCTTGGTCGCGGCAACGGCATCCTCAATTTTAAGTTTGAGATATTTCATTTCGGTTTCTGTAGCGGCACCTACACGGATGACCGCCACCCCCCCGGATAATTTAGCGATTCGTTCATCCAACTTTTCAATATCAAATTTTGAGTCGCTTTGTTCCCTTTGGGTTTTTATTTGGGCAACACGGGATTCGATTTCCGCCTTTTTCCCTTTTCCTCCGACAATAACCGTCTCGTCTTTCTTTGAAATCACTTTCGTCGCGCGGCCCAGAACATTAAGGTCCGCGTTTTCAAGCTTTATTCCCAACTCTTCCGAAACAACTTTGGCGCCAATGGTCAAGGCAATATCCTGAAGCATTTCTTTCTTCCGATCGCCATATCCCGGAGCTTTGATGGCAAGAACATTAAATGTGCCGCGCAAACGATTGAGAATAAATGTCGTCAACGCCTCACCCTCAATATCTTCGGCAATAATAACAATATCTTTTCCACCCGCCTGAGAGACTTTTTCAAGAAGCGGAAGAATTTCTTTGATAGCCGAAATTTTCTTGTCGGTGACGAGAATAAGGGGGTTTTTGTATACAGCTTCCATCCGTTCGGCATCCGTAATCATGTATGGCGAAACATACCCTTTATCGAACTGCATCCCTTCAACAACTTCGGAGTCAACACCGAAAGTTTGTGATTCTTCAACGGTCACTACCCCGTCTTTGCCCACTTTTTCTATTGTATTGGCGATAATCGTTCCTATTTCCGCCGATTCCGCGGCAATTGTGGCAACTTGTTGTATTTCTTCTTTTGATTTGATGGGTTTGGCGATGTTTTTCAGGGCGGCAACCGTTTCTTTGGCGGCACTTTCAATTCCGGCGCGCACTCCCATAGCGTTAACCCCCATGGTCGTATGTTTCATTCCTTCCGAAATAAGCGCTTGAGTGATGATAACCGAGGTGGTTGTTCCGTCGCCTGCCGTATCATTCGTTTTTGTGGCAACTTCTTTGATTATTTCGGCACCCATATTCTCAAATTTATCGGCCAAAGAAATTTCTTTGGCGATAGACACACCGTCGTTTGTAATCATGGGCGCGCCATAGCCTTTGTCCAAAACGACATTTCTGCCGCGGGGCCCGATGGTAATTTTGACCGCGTCAGCTACGGCATCCACTCCGCGTTTGAGTGATTTTCGTGCATCTTCGCTGAATAGAATTTGTTTTGCCATAGTTTTTTACAATGATTATTCTTTTACAACCGCTAAAATGTTCTTCTCTTCTATGATGTAAAACTCTTCTCCGTTTATTTTTATCTCGTCATATCCGTATTTTGAAAAAACGATTTTTTGACCTTTTTTCACCCGCATCGGTACGAGTTTTCCGTCTTCATACCGCCCCTCTCCCACAGCAATCACTTTGCCCTGCTCCGGTTTTTCTTTATCGACGGTTTCAGGAATGATAATTCCCGAGTCCGTTTTTTTTACATCGGAGGTAAGGGGTTTTACAAGTACTCTGTCTCCCAAGGGCATAATTGCCTGATATGAGTCTGTCGAAGATTGTTTTTTCATAATTTTGTCTGATATTCCAGTTAAATTTTAGTGTTTGTATTGTATGACATATCCACAATGTGTCAATTCCTCAGATGGGCGCGGGGATTGATTAATTGCCACGCATCTGATATAGTCTTTTGTAATGGATTTTGCCGCAGTATTGCCGTTCACACAAATTCTCCTTGCCATCTTGCTTATCGGGGGCATTCTGCTCCAACGATCTGAAGCGAGTCTCGGGAGTGCGTTTGGCGTTGACGGATTTTCTTCCACTCGCTATGCAAGACGTGGATTTGAAAAATTGCTTTTTAACGGGACAATTGTTGTCGCGATCTTATTTATTATTTCCACATTTATAGCTCTCATATCATAGAATATTCCGGAACTTTTAAAAAACGCGGTATACGCGCTCGTTTCCGGAATTACCCTCTTTAATATTCGTGAACAAAGATTTTTACCAACCAATCCTTTCTGATAAAGAGGAAAA encodes:
- a CDS encoding CDP-alcohol phosphatidyltransferase family protein, whose amino-acid sequence is MEATFKTEISPKITVFDRILRKTLLKLIPYTVTPNAVTVFRFMTIPFVVYFLYNEFYFYGSILFLISALSDAVDGALARTRNQITEWGKMYDPFADKLLVVSSTLILLLRYTHAFLAWAIAILELFIVISAVYRRMVKHIPVQAHVTGKIKMVLQCVGLCTVLLYVLTSVPILFSFGIFTLYLALFFGFISLFVYYSA
- a CDS encoding cupin domain-containing protein, translated to MKRRETFKTLFSDTSVKIKKIVSPKSFRSAIFTQSDNEFVFMLKGSATLSVGGKKVFLRKNHSLFIPKKTAHRILSTSAATKTEWLAIHIK
- a CDS encoding co-chaperone GroES is translated as MKKQSSTDSYQAIMPLGDRVLVKPLTSDVKKTDSGIIIPETVDKEKPEQGKVIAVGEGRYEDGKLVPMRVKKGQKIVFSKYGYDEIKINGEEFYIIEEKNILAVVKE
- the groL gene encoding chaperonin GroEL (60 kDa chaperone family; promotes refolding of misfolded polypeptides especially under stressful conditions; forms two stacked rings of heptamers to form a barrel-shaped 14mer; ends can be capped by GroES; misfolded proteins enter the barrel where they are refolded when GroES binds), with the protein product MAKQILFSEDARKSLKRGVDAVADAVKITIGPRGRNVVLDKGYGAPMITNDGVSIAKEISLADKFENMGAEIIKEVATKTNDTAGDGTTTSVIITQALISEGMKHTTMGVNAMGVRAGIESAAKETVAALKNIAKPIKSKEEIQQVATIAAESAEIGTIIANTIEKVGKDGVVTVEESQTFGVDSEVVEGMQFDKGYVSPYMITDAERMEAVYKNPLILVTDKKISAIKEILPLLEKVSQAGGKDIVIIAEDIEGEALTTFILNRLRGTFNVLAIKAPGYGDRKKEMLQDIALTIGAKVVSEELGIKLENADLNVLGRATKVISKKDETVIVGGKGKKAEIESRVAQIKTQREQSDSKFDIEKLDERIAKLSGGVAVIRVGAATETEMKYLKLKIEDAVAATKAAIAEGIVAGGGSALIRAAKKISGKKAFTTEAEKIGWEILRKSLEAPLKNIAMNAGKEDGSVIIEKIRNAEGENAGYDALNDVFVTDMFKAGIIDPVKVTRTAVENAASGAAILLTTEAAIADAPKEEKTGTPNMPDMGGMGY
- a CDS encoding LemA family protein, producing MEIFFIPLAVLAALLVWFAGAYNGFVRLITRAKEAWADIDVQLKRRYDLIPNLVNTVKGYAAHESNTFENVTKARAAAMGAQNIEEKGKAENVLTGALKSLFAVAEAYPNLKANENFLELQRELSDTENKIQAARRFYNTNVRDLNIAVDSFPNNIIANFFKFTKMEFFNLGEEAAAKNPVEVKF
- the secG gene encoding preprotein translocase subunit SecG; this translates as MDFAAVLPFTQILLAILLIGGILLQRSEASLGSAFGVDGFSSTRYARRGFEKLLFNGTIVVAILFIISTFIALIS
- a CDS encoding M48 family metalloprotease, whose protein sequence is MASLYTNQDSNVRKTWALMGVFFLIIIAIGWAFSAAYNAPEILYIAVVISLCMNVGSYWYSDKLVIAMTGAKPVFKKDNPDLWNIVENLSITAGLPMPKVYVVDDQAPNAFATGRDKEHAVVAVTTGLLSVLNRTELEGVVAHELSHIGNRDILISTIAVVLAGFIAILSNMFLRMARFGGSRNNRNGGGLQAIGLIVGLLLAILAPIAATLIRLAVSRKREFLADASGALLTRYPEGLASALEKISRYGQPMQRANDATAHLFISNPFGSSKGLHALFMTHPPVEERTKALRES